Below is a window of Cytophaga hutchinsonii ATCC 33406 DNA.
TCGGCATTACCTGAGCTGGATGAACTTTTTGAAACAAAACAAACGTTAAGCGCAAGGTACCTTGCAACAGAGCATGGCCTGGAATATACGTTGTGTAAAAACTTAAATGGTTTGAATCAGGCGCTTGAAAGCTTCTTCCAGCCATCCATGTTCGGAAAGATTTTAGAAATTGAAACAGATTCAGTAAAAAATACTGAAGTTTTCAAACGATTCAAAAAGACGATACAGCAATCGTATTTATCTTAATAAATTTCAAATCACAAAAACCAATTCGCCGCGGCGAAAATAAAAAACAAGTCCCAAGCGGTCAAAACAAAACGTTTACTCTTGTCCGTTTGGGATTTGTTATTTGGAATTTGATTCATTCACTACGGCTCTTTTCAACGCCAGTACATATCCATAATGCAGGCCTTCATGAAAAACCATGAAATTGATACAGTCTTCTATGTTGCGGAGCTCCACTCCATAGCGATTTAGAAACGTTTTAAAATCTGAAAAATGCCCTTGTTCATAATCGCTTTCCATACGGTCGATGGTGGGTAACAACAACTGTTTTATTGTTTCGATCGCTGCGGATGAAATAGTACCAACGGGTTTTGTTTCCGGTTTAAACAGTTTCAAATAACCTTCATCCACAACGATAGGTTTGCCGGAACGTACATAACACAGCCCCTGCTGACTGGCAATCAAATGTCCGAGATTCCAGATAATATTATTGTTGTATCCTTCCGGAATCTTATTCAGCTGCTCATCAGTTAACTCACTTACAATACCAATAAGTGATTGTCGCCCTTTCCGAATAATTTCCAGTTGTGTTTTCATGGCATATCCGTTATTATAAAACTTCTTCAAATGTATTTCCCTGGCTCATGTCTCCTGTTTTAAACCCGCGGGTAAACCACTCGATCCGCTGTGCAGAGGTACCGTGGGTGAAGCCATCAGGCTGTACATAGCCACGTGCCATTTTTTGCAGGTGATCGTCTCCTACTGCACTTGCCGCACTGATTGCTTCTTCAATATCACCCGGCTCAAGCACGTGATTCATTTCTTCATTATGATGTGCCCATACACCCGCATAAAAATCAGCTTGCAACTCCAATGCAACGGATAATTTATTTGATTCTTTTTCACTGAGCTGCTGACGTTGATTATACACCTGTTCAGATGTTCCCAATAAATTCTGCACGTGGTGGCCGATCTCATGTGCAATCACGTAAGCAATAGCAAAATCCCCTCCTTCGGCACCATACTTATTTTTTAATTCATCAAAGAATGCTAAATCAATATATACCTTCTGATCTGCCGGGCAATAAAAGGGCCCGATTGAAGCACTTGCATTTCCGCAGCCCGATTCGGTTGCGTCTCTGTATAAAACCAATGTAGGCTCCACATACGTTTTACCAGCTTCGGCAAACAGCTTGTTCCAGACATCTTCGTTATCAGCCAGCATTACCCGAACCATCTTACCCATCTCCTCATCTTCTGCACTTAAGGGTTGTTCTGTCTGTGAAGTAGTATTTACCTGCTGCTCGATCTGACTTAATATCTGCGCACTGTCTCCTCCAAGAAACATCTGAACCAGAAAAAATACAATACCGATTGCACCACCGCCCAACGCGATTTTACCACCTGAAAAACCTCTGCGGTCATCTACATTTCCACTTTCTCTTCTATTCTGCCATTTCATATGTTTCGTGTTTAAAAGCGGGTATTATACCCTATAACTAATGTACATTAAATCTTTGATTTCTAAAAACAAAAAAGGCCTGATACAATGCATCAGGCCTTTTTTGTTTTTAGAACAAAGTAAATTATTTCTGCTTTTCAGTATAGTTTGATCCTTTGATCATTTCATCAAAATACAGAATAGACCAAACGATATTTGTTTTTTCAGAATAAGGAATAACATCATCTAAAGTTTCATTGAGTGAATTAACAAAATCCGCTTTGTTCTTCGCTTCTTTTTCAAGGTGTGCAATATTTACTTCTGTTTCAGGAATAGACATATCGTTGAATGTTGCGCCCGGCTCCGGATGCAAGGATAAGAATGGTAAAATTTCAATCAAATATGCCAGCCTTGATTTGTAAATACGGATCAAGTCAAGCTTAGGCATTTTATTCAATTCATCTTTTGTATAGTATTTTGTTATTTTAGGAATTTTAACAAACGCATGTGCGGTGTCTTTTCCCAATGCGTTAAAAGCCGGTGAAGAAGTAGTTGCCTGGTTCTGGTTCGTAAAGCTTAACAGCGCAAACATGCTCACTAAACCCAAAACAAATACTATTGACAGTTTTAGAATATTATTTTTCATATAATTAGTTAAATATTTTTAATATAGGGAATACGAAGTTAAGTAAAATATATTTCAATGATTTGAAGCAATCGCAGATACTTCATGAAAAGTTATCCACATTATTGATTCAATAGTAATCTTAATTTACTAAATAATAACAACTTAATACGAATAGTTTAAGCATTTTTTATTTTTTCTGATAACAAAAAGATAAAAATCGCGTAAAAGGATTTCCGTTTTAGATATCCTCTTCTTTTTATAGCCTTGATGTAGAGGTTTTGGCTCTGCTTTACCGAAAAAATCATCAAAACAAGGCAGCTGTTTTTTCTCTGCCTATCAAGTATAGCTCCCACATTTTACGGCTAAAATTAGCTATCTTTACACCCTTAAATTTATCTGCATGATTTCGATTGATGGACTGGCTGTTGCATTTAGCGGCAACACCTTATTTAGTGATGTTACCTTCAACATCAATGATAGTGATAGAATTGCCTTAATGGGTAAAAACGGAGCTGGTAAATCTACCATGCTGAAAATTATTGCAGGCGTTGATAAACCAACACGCGGAAAAATTACCGCACCGAATGGAGCTGTAATTGCCTACCTTCCCCAGCATTTATTGGTTAAAGATGACAGTACTGTTTTTGAGGAAACCTCTAAAGCCTTTGCAACGGTTCTGGCTTTAAAAAAAGAAATTGATGAATTAAACCATCAGCTGGAAACGCGTACAGATTATGAATCTGATGCGTATATGAAAATTATTGAACGCGTATCTGAAGTAAGTGAACAATATTATTCGATTGAAGAAGTAAATTTTGATGCCGAAGTAGAAAAAACATTATTGGGTTTAGGTTTTTTACGTGAAGACTTTACCCGCCCTTGTGCAGAGTTCAGCGGAGGTTGGAGAATGCGTATTGAACTGGCCAAAATTCTTCTGCAAAAACCGGATCTTATTTTATTGGATGAGCCTACCAACCACCTGGATATTGAATCGATTCAGTGGCTGGAGGATTTCCTGGTAAATAACGCAAAGGCTGTAATGGTTATTTCTCACGATAAAGCATTCGTTGATAACATTACAAACCGCACCATTGAAGTAACAATGGGCCGGATTTACGATTACAAAGTAAATTATTCTCACTACCTGGAACTACGTAAAGAACGCCGTCAGCATCAGCAGAAAGCGTTTGACGAGCAGCAGCGTTTTATTGCAGATACAACAGAGTTTATCGAACGCTTCAAAGGTACTTATTCCAAAACACTTCAGGTACAGTCGCGTGTTAAAATGCTTGAAAAGCTGGAACCGATTGAAGTAGATGAAGTGGATACTTCGGCATTGAGTCTGAAATTTCCTCCTGCTCCGCGCTCCGGCAACTATCCGTTGATTGTAACGGAACTTACTAAAAAATATGGTGACCACACGGTATTTCAAAATGCATCTCTCACAATTGAGCGTGGCGAAAAAGTTGCTTTTGTAGGCAAAAACGGTGAGGGTAAATCAACACTTATCAAAGCGATCATGTCTCAGATAGATTATGAAGGTGGTTTGGAACTGGGTCACAACAGCATGATCGGGTATTTTGCCCAAAATCAGGCGTCGCTGCTGGATGAAGATTTAACCGTTTTTCAAACGGTAGATAATATAGCTATCGGTGATATACGTACCAAAATCCGCGATATCTTAGGCGCGTTTATGTTTGGCGGCGAAGCTTCTGCTAAAAAAGTTAAGGTGCTTTCCGGTGGAGAAAAGACACGTTTGGCTATGATCAAATTACTGCTTGAACCTGTAAACCTGTTAATTCTTGATGAACCTACCAATCACCTGGATATTAAAACAAAAGATATTCTGAAAGAAGCGCTTGTTGCATTTGACGGTACCATCATTCTGGTTTCGCACGACAGGGATTTCTTAAACGGATTAGCAACAAAAGTATTTGAATTCGGAAACAAACGGATCAAAGAACACTTTGAAGATATCAACGGATTTTTGCGCAATAAAAAAATGGACAATCTAAAAGAGATTGAACGCAAGGCAAAATAATTTATAACACACTATAAATCCCAACTATTGTGAAAAATATAACAATGGTTGGGATTTTTCGTTTTTATGAAACAACTTAGCAATACGAATTACATACTTCTTACGTTAATACTACGTATAACGTATTAGTTACCTATATGACTAAAATACCGGCGTTTGTTTTTCTATGTTTCCTTTCTCTGACAGGTTTCTGCCAGACGGATACGATTTTTTCCAGGTCAGGTAAAATAGTCTGCAAAGTTTTGAAAATAAAAGTAGACTCTATCATCTATGTAACAACAGCTTCTGAAAAGCATCAATCGATTTTCAAAAAAGAAGTTGATAAAATCATTTATAAAAACGGAAAAACAGTTTCTATTAAAAATGAACGTAGTGTACAGCAGATCGAAGGCATTTCAAATTTTGAAGATGTTGTTATTACGATGAATGAATCAGAAATAAAATCGTATCGAAAAATACGTGATGTAGAGGCAAAATACACTTTTTCCAGCGATCCTAAGCAGGCTGATAAAAATCTGGATAAATCACTGCGCGTGTTAAAGATCCAGGCCGCTATGCAAGGCGCTAATATTATTTACCTTCCGGATTATGTTACACAAATAACGGATACTACAAATAAGCAGTTAACCGGTGTTGCCTATTGCAGTGCCCTGCCTTCCGTTGAATTATTTGAAAAATTAACGGAAAACAAAAACAACTTTAAATCTACCGATCAGTGGTACATGTATGCAGGTAAAACGGATGTGTATCAGCTGGTATACAACGGTACATTCCGGATAGATGAAATATATACCGAAAATGATATCATTACCATTACAGGAGAATTAAAAAGTTTTCCAAAGGTTACCAGTTTCAGGCTAATATCTCTAACAACCAAAGCCTTTATGTTATATTTTGAAGTGGGTACAATTGCTTATAACGTACGCGTTAATTTATAAGCGTTACTGCAGTTACACATATTGAAAAAGGCTCTCCGAGTTACGAAGAGCCTTTTTCAGTATTTAATTTCAATAGGTAATTTTTTAAATATCTTCTCCACGGCATTCTGAATCAATAATGGTATGTCGGTTGTTATATCCATATTATCGTCATTTGCACCGCCTCCCCAAAGATATTTACGTGTTTTGGTATCATACATGTTGATAATCAATGCGCCCTTTTCAACATGATGTTCCGTAATTTTTCCACCGGCAACAGGAACCGAAACACCTGCACCGTAATAATACCCCCCCCAATAACCGGCTGCGTTAGCAGGATACTGGTTTGTTGGAACAGATTGCCCCATATTATACCCATTAGGGTCAAAAGCAGGTCCGCCATAATAATTCTGCCCGTAATAGGCCGGCGCATATACCGCAACACCAACGCTTGTTACAGGCGATTGTTTGTATTCTATTGTTTCATTTAAACGGGTATCAAACATAAAAACAACATCGGGATTAACCGTGTCCAGTACCATACCTTTTTTAAACAATTCCTGGTCACATACTTTTACGATGTAATTTCCGTAAGGCTTGTCTTTCCTGTGCATATTGATAACGGTATCGTAAGGTGCTATCCAGGCAAAGGTTTTATAGTTGGAAAAATCTGTTTTTTTATCATAACTGGTGAAAACCTTGACCTTACACGTATAGGATGCCAATGCAACCGTGCACAGCACAAGAATAGTGAAAAATATTTTTTTCATGTAGGAATTGGTAACTATCTAATATGGCAAAGGTACTCATTTAAACGGACATACAAATGTTTAGCCCAGAAGATGGAAATCGGAGGCTATCAATTCATTTCCATTTACAACAATAGCAATGGTATGCTTCCCCGCATAATGTTTTCTTGTAGTTAAATCTTTAAATGAAAGTTTTTTGTTAAATGAAACCCGTTTACCTTTCTGGTAAGTATTTTCTGTAATCTTAAAAAGTTTGCGGCTGGGCTTCCCGCCTGCTTTTACATAATAAACGGCAAATTCGATCCGCAGCTTCGCATCTGCTTTGGAGCCGGTATCCAGATCAAAAGCGAAAGACAACGTATCTCCTATTTTGATCTTATTTTTTATCAGGGTCAGATTTGAAACGGTACAAGCAAGTGTTGTCTGTAAGCCAAATAAACCCAGCACTTCTGCATGTGCTTTTTTCAGCAGTGTACGGGCACCGTGCTTAATGATCCAGTCTGTGTATGGCGAAACGCCCTGCCATTTTTTAATCAGGTCAATCACCACCTCCGGATTATCCTTTGCGATATCATTTAAATTGTTTGCTACACTCTTACGCACATACAACGATTCATCTGTTTTCAGATTTTCAAGAACAGGTAAAATCAAGGACGGGTCTTTTTTGAATGCAGGAAGCGCCATACCCCATGGCAACCGGGGTCGGCAGCCTTCGCTGGAAAAACGCCTTACACTGGCATGTTTATGTTTCGACCATTTAAGCATGTACTTCATTACCTTCTCCGGATGTTTGATCAGAAAAGGACGGATCGCAAATTCACAGCTGGTATATTGTGTAATTTCTTCAATTGCTTTCATGGATAGCACCACATCGTGCTGACCATATATTTCAACATATTCGGCCAAAAATAAATATTCGAAACTCTGATGGTTATCTCTGTCCGCTTTTAACAAATGCACCAACGCTATAATTGTTTCAATATCCTTTGCATAGGCTTGATGCAGCTGCTGATGCAGCACATGTGCCAGATGCTTCATCCGCTGCTTCAATTCACGGTTATCCCATTCGGCATCAAAAACAGCAGCAGCGAATGCTTTTTTATTCAAAGACGGATGAACCTTTTTCAAAAAAGCAATTAACGAATCTATAAAGGCCGGTGAATAAACGTATTTTAATGGTTCCATGAAATGGTTTGTGATAGTAAGTAATTAATCGGGAATTAAATCGCAGTACCAGAAACCTTTTGTTGGTACAGTTGATTGACAGACATCATCCAGCGAATAGTCTAAGGGTTTATATATTTTTTCACCGGTAGAAACAGTAATTGCTTTTTGAAATAATGGCCCGTCGTAACAAAACGTATGATACTCTCCGTTCTCTCCGCAAGGATCTACATGGCCGGGTAACTGAGCAATAAATACAGCATCAATTTCTCTTCCTGCCCAGGTTTCATCGAGGTACCCATCGTTGATGCAACAGAGAATGGTCTTGAATTTTTTACGTATGAAATCCCGGATCAATATTCCGGTATCCATTTTCCATAAGGGAAATACAGCCTGTAAGCCAACTTTGTCCAAATTGTTTTCCCGGTATGTGCGTAAATCTTCCAGGAAAATATCACCAAAGATCACATGTGTGATTCCTTCTTCCTTTGCTTTAAGCAGCGTTGTTTCCATCAGCTGTTCGTATTCGCTGTTAGTACCTTCTTTAATGCGGATCTTTATACAAGGAATGCCGATGGATTCTGTCTGTTTATCCAGCAATGTTTCGCGCACGCCATGCATCGAAATCCGTTTGAATGTATCATTAACGGTAGTAAGTAAGTAGCAAACATCAAATTGCTTTTCCAACAATACCTTATGCAGGCAATAAGCAGAATCTTTTCCGCCGCTCCAGCAAAACAATGCTTTGGGCAGTATGGCAGAATTACTTTTTAAACCCATACGGACAATGTCTGCAACCGTTCTTACAACAGCTGCCGCGTTTTAAATGATAGTTTTCAGTAAATACATAAAAGCCATTTTCAATGTAATAATCTTCCTGCCCCTGTTGTTTGCACGAAGCTGTCTCTGTTTTTTCAAGGGTGTTTTTTAAACACGCTTCACACATACAATCTTTTCCTTCTGCAATAGCCTCTAGCGGAATATAATCCATGCACCAGCACGTATCAGCCTCGCTTCCACAAGTAAGGCTGATACCACAGGTAGAGCATAATTTATCCTGCATCATTTTTATTTAGCAAGCGGCAATGCATTAAACCGTTCATATGTTTTTTTATACAGTGTACTGCCGAGGAGTATATAAAAGGCAATGCCGCCCCATATGCAACTGTAAAGGATCATATCTGCAAGGGCCCTGCGCTCGTCACAAAGCTGCTGATGCGTGTTACAATATTCATAATCTAATTTACCTACCTCCATATATTCGTAGAAATAAAGAAAAAAGAATAAAGGCGCGTATGCAAAGGTAGCATTGGATACCAGAACAAAAATTGTTTTCAGAGATGAAAAATGTTTTGCTTTCGGCTCTAAAAAGCTAAAATAAATGCCTGTTAGAAATA
It encodes the following:
- a CDS encoding ABC-F family ATP-binding cassette domain-containing protein; this encodes MISIDGLAVAFSGNTLFSDVTFNINDSDRIALMGKNGAGKSTMLKIIAGVDKPTRGKITAPNGAVIAYLPQHLLVKDDSTVFEETSKAFATVLALKKEIDELNHQLETRTDYESDAYMKIIERVSEVSEQYYSIEEVNFDAEVEKTLLGLGFLREDFTRPCAEFSGGWRMRIELAKILLQKPDLILLDEPTNHLDIESIQWLEDFLVNNAKAVMVISHDKAFVDNITNRTIEVTMGRIYDYKVNYSHYLELRKERRQHQQKAFDEQQRFIADTTEFIERFKGTYSKTLQVQSRVKMLEKLEPIEVDEVDTSALSLKFPPAPRSGNYPLIVTELTKKYGDHTVFQNASLTIERGEKVAFVGKNGEGKSTLIKAIMSQIDYEGGLELGHNSMIGYFAQNQASLLDEDLTVFQTVDNIAIGDIRTKIRDILGAFMFGGEASAKKVKVLSGGEKTRLAMIKLLLEPVNLLILDEPTNHLDIKTKDILKEALVAFDGTIILVSHDRDFLNGLATKVFEFGNKRIKEHFEDINGFLRNKKMDNLKEIERKAK
- a CDS encoding DUF5522 domain-containing protein, which produces MMQDKLCSTCGISLTCGSEADTCWCMDYIPLEAIAEGKDCMCEACLKNTLEKTETASCKQQGQEDYYIENGFYVFTENYHLKRGSCCKNGCRHCPYGFKK
- a CDS encoding DinB family protein; translation: MKTQLEIIRKGRQSLIGIVSELTDEQLNKIPEGYNNNIIWNLGHLIASQQGLCYVRSGKPIVVDEGYLKLFKPETKPVGTISSAAIETIKQLLLPTIDRMESDYEQGHFSDFKTFLNRYGVELRNIEDCINFMVFHEGLHYGYVLALKRAVVNESNSK
- a CDS encoding diphthine--ammonia ligase, whose amino-acid sequence is MGLKSNSAILPKALFCWSGGKDSAYCLHKVLLEKQFDVCYLLTTVNDTFKRISMHGVRETLLDKQTESIGIPCIKIRIKEGTNSEYEQLMETTLLKAKEEGITHVIFGDIFLEDLRTYRENNLDKVGLQAVFPLWKMDTGILIRDFIRKKFKTILCCINDGYLDETWAGREIDAVFIAQLPGHVDPCGENGEYHTFCYDGPLFQKAITVSTGEKIYKPLDYSLDDVCQSTVPTKGFWYCDLIPD
- a CDS encoding KPN_02809 family neutral zinc metallopeptidase, producing MKWQNRRESGNVDDRRGFSGGKIALGGGAIGIVFFLVQMFLGGDSAQILSQIEQQVNTTSQTEQPLSAEDEEMGKMVRVMLADNEDVWNKLFAEAGKTYVEPTLVLYRDATESGCGNASASIGPFYCPADQKVYIDLAFFDELKNKYGAEGGDFAIAYVIAHEIGHHVQNLLGTSEQVYNQRQQLSEKESNKLSVALELQADFYAGVWAHHNEEMNHVLEPGDIEEAISAASAVGDDHLQKMARGYVQPDGFTHGTSAQRIEWFTRGFKTGDMSQGNTFEEVL
- a CDS encoding DNA alkylation repair protein produces the protein MEPLKYVYSPAFIDSLIAFLKKVHPSLNKKAFAAAVFDAEWDNRELKQRMKHLAHVLHQQLHQAYAKDIETIIALVHLLKADRDNHQSFEYLFLAEYVEIYGQHDVVLSMKAIEEITQYTSCEFAIRPFLIKHPEKVMKYMLKWSKHKHASVRRFSSEGCRPRLPWGMALPAFKKDPSLILPVLENLKTDESLYVRKSVANNLNDIAKDNPEVVIDLIKKWQGVSPYTDWIIKHGARTLLKKAHAEVLGLFGLQTTLACTVSNLTLIKNKIKIGDTLSFAFDLDTGSKADAKLRIEFAVYYVKAGGKPSRKLFKITENTYQKGKRVSFNKKLSFKDLTTRKHYAGKHTIAIVVNGNELIASDFHLLG
- a CDS encoding DUF4136 domain-containing protein gives rise to the protein MKKIFFTILVLCTVALASYTCKVKVFTSYDKKTDFSNYKTFAWIAPYDTVINMHRKDKPYGNYIVKVCDQELFKKGMVLDTVNPDVVFMFDTRLNETIEYKQSPVTSVGVAVYAPAYYGQNYYGGPAFDPNGYNMGQSVPTNQYPANAAGYWGGYYYGAGVSVPVAGGKITEHHVEKGALIINMYDTKTRKYLWGGGANDDNMDITTDIPLLIQNAVEKIFKKLPIEIKY